The DNA region ATCTAACTAATGGTGTTGGTCCAACTGATGACAGATCTAACCAATTTGGGCCAAGATTGGTGGGCGTAGATAATTTGCACCCCAAAATTGGGCCAGCAGACAACAGTAGCTCCAATGACAATGTATTTCTGATGGAAGTGACTGATCACGGGCTACAAATTATTAGTGCATTTGGAACAGGTGCCGATAATGGCACCCATTTGATGGGTGCTGGTATTTATTTCGATGATAATGGCACTACCATCACTGGTGATGTGAACAATGCAACTGATAACAGTTCAACAGCAACTCAAAACGACTATCCACTTTATCGTTTCTGGAACTCTGCAGGTACTGATGCACAGGACAATGCTTCCACTAACAATAATACGAGAACACGAGCTGTGATCACTTTTAACTCAGGGACTGTTCTGATGGATGGAGATTCAGATGGGAGAGCTTATATTCGAGGATATTTGGACAATGACAATACTAGTCTGACAACTCAAACAACTACTACCTTAATGAGACAAGCAGTTGACTTGGGAAATGGAGCTACGACTGGATCGTCAGTAGATAATGGGTCTTTCTCAGTAGATAATAAAACAAAATTGATTGTCGGAATACCGGACTATACTTTCACCTCAGACAACACCACTGCGGATAAAACCTCAGTAGGAACTAATGATATTCTTGTGATTGATGGTATTGAAGCAAACGGCATTGAATATGTTCTTCATATCTCTCCACCTAATGTAACTAATTCAGATACTGGAGTTGCTCAAACAATTGGATCCGTCAGTGGGGATAGTTTGGCACTCAAGGTATACCGCAAGGTTTATCTTGACGTGAGTATGGATGGAATTGTGGCAGACAATAAAACAAGCAGCACAGATCTAGCTAATTCAAGGGAGCTAACCTTCGATTTCCTGGAAAATCTGGCGTCTGCAACCGCTACTTACACTGTGGGTAGCCCAACAAATATGACCGGAGTAGATTTTACTGAATCCGCTGTGATCACAAACAGCAATCAAGCAAAGATTACTCTCTCAAATCCAACTGGAACCACAGATTCTGCAGGGCGCTATGTTGGAGATGGGGCAAAGATCTCATTGACTGCGACAGACTTCTCAGGCAATTCAAACACTTATTCGCTTACCTTCAAGTTGGGGCATGATCAAGAGTCACCGATTACAAACATCAATGACATTGGCAACATCAATCCAATTCACAATTTGATAGAGAGCACTGCAAATTCCAGCAAGAAGGCATTACAAGCTCCTTGAATGCCTCCTGTTCCTACTCTGCGGCCTTGTGCCGCAGAACAACCCTGCCTTTGACTTCCGAACGTAAAATCAATTCGATCTCGTTCAACATTCCCTCCATCGAAACCTCCTTTAGACCAACTTTAAGGTTTGGTAGCCTCCAGTCGGTTGCTAGGTGTTGCCAAAGTTGTTTCCTCAGTGCATAGGGACAGTTTTGGGAGTCAATTCCGATTAATCTGAGTCCTCGCAAGATTAAGGGCCAAACAGTGGTCGCTAGTTCTGCACCAGCAACACTTCCACAGGTTGTGATGACTCCACCAGGCTGGGTGGTTTTCAGAGCTGTGGCCAGGGGCAGTCCCCCTACGCTATCTATAACTCCATTCCATTTTGACTTTAATAAGGGTCGTGTGCCTGTATCAATGGCTTCTTCGCGACCTAATATTTGTTGAACTCCTAGTTCTTTCAGTAGTGCTTTCCCATCATCGTGACCACTGACTGCAGCAACCTCATATCCGCCATTCAGCAATAATCTCACTGAGATTGATCCGACCCCTCCAGCGGCTCCAGTTACTAAAACGGGGCCATTTTCTGGTTTACAGCCTGCCACTTTCAATTCCCAAAACGATTGCGCAGCAGTAAAACCTGCAGTCCCGTAAATCATTGCTTCCTGCAGGGTCAGGCCCTCTGGTAGTGGTAAAACCCACGTTGCAGGAACTCTAATGTACTCACCGAAGCCTCCATCCGTGTTCATCCCCAAATCATAACTGGTGACGACTACGGCATCTCCAGCCTTGAAGTTGGGATCTGTGGAAGCTGTAACAATGCCGGAGGCATCAACTCCTGGGGTATGTGGGTAGTTCCGCGTTACCCCACGATTACCCGATGCAGAGAGGGCATCCTTGTAGTTAAGTGAAGAATAATGCACTTGAATCAACACCTCTCCTTCTGGTAGTTCTTCCGTATTACGATCAACAATACGCTGCTCAAATTTGCTATCTTCTTCAAAAATCCGTATCGCTTGGAAAGAGATAGGTGAAGACATCAGGAAACTCCTTTTAGAAATCAGGCCAGGCAGATTGCAGCCTGAATTTTCGAAATTCGTGGGTCAGGGCTACAGAAATGTTAACAAGTGGAGATTTGTTGGTAAGAAACGGTTGTCAACCTCCGATACGAGACATTCCCAAGTTGGATCCGGTGAAAGCAACTGGTTCCTTGAAAGCAATCGAGTGGGCAACTCGCTCGTTCAATTCACTAGCAACTTCTTGCTGTTTTAATAAGTGTTGAATAGAAGTAGGTGTTGGATTGCTAAGGCAGCCAACGAGCTGGCCACTAGAGGTTAACCGTAATCTGGAGCAGGTAGAACAAAAAGGTGCACTTTCATTGGGAATGATGCCAAAGTGTCCTCCAGGTACCCAATAGCGTTGGGCAGTGGCATCATGCTCGGCATCAACCTTACGCCAAGTGAAGTGACGACCAATAAGTTCGAGAATTTCGTGCATTGGGAAAAGTGGGAATTTCTCTGTTTGAAACAGTGGCCCCATTCGCATGAGTTCGAGATATCTTAGCTCGATTCCTCTCTCAATAGCATAGTCAAGAAGGTCGACCACCTCATGGTCATTGGCTCCTCGAATGACCACCATATTAAGTTTAACACGTAACCTAGCAGTAAGAGCCTTTTCAATTCCTTCCAACACACGCTCCAAGCGTCCAGCACGCCCCAGTTTTCTGAAATTTTCAGGATTTAGAGAGTCTAAACTGATGTTGACAGAGTCCAGTCCTGCCTCTTTTAGAGATGTGGCCAATTTGCTTAAATTCAAGCCGTTGGTGGTTAGGCCGATACTTTCAACACCTAGTTGTCGAACACCATCAATGAAACTGAGCAGATCTCGATGGAGTAGTGGTTCGCCACCAGTAATTCGAATCTTGGTGATACCAGAATAACTTACCAGCAATGAGACTAATTTGAGCAGGTCTGAACTGGAGAGCGCATTAGGATCTGGATTATGATCCTTGATACTCGTGACGCAGTAGGTGCAGGCCATGTTGCAGGACTCCCCTAAGGAAACACGCAACTTGTTTATATTTCGACCGAAGCTGTCGAGCATGTGGGAATCTCCTTTCCAAACATGGGAGGCGATTCTGTTTCCGGAATCACCCATCGTCTTGGAAGCCATTGCCGAGACCTTAGGCCACCAAGATCGGAGACAGTATTAGTAAGATTAAAACAACTCTACGAAAGACGTTAGGAAAAGTACTCCAAAAAAGCAAGCATGGCCTCTCTTATACAGTCATTCCTATCTGGAAGAGAGGCATATAAAGGGCCAGGAAGAGAGCTAGGTCCATCAGCGCAAGGGGCACCATGAAGAAAGGCT from SAR324 cluster bacterium includes:
- a CDS encoding YhdH/YhfP family quinone oxidoreductase, with amino-acid sequence MSSPISFQAIRIFEEDSKFEQRIVDRNTEELPEGEVLIQVHYSSLNYKDALSASGNRGVTRNYPHTPGVDASGIVTASTDPNFKAGDAVVVTSYDLGMNTDGGFGEYIRVPATWVLPLPEGLTLQEAMIYGTAGFTAAQSFWELKVAGCKPENGPVLVTGAAGGVGSISVRLLLNGGYEVAAVSGHDDGKALLKELGVQQILGREEAIDTGTRPLLKSKWNGVIDSVGGLPLATALKTTQPGGVITTCGSVAGAELATTVWPLILRGLRLIGIDSQNCPYALRKQLWQHLATDWRLPNLKVGLKEVSMEGMLNEIELILRSEVKGRVVLRHKAAE
- the moaA gene encoding GTP 3',8-cyclase MoaA — protein: MLDSFGRNINKLRVSLGESCNMACTYCVTSIKDHNPDPNALSSSDLLKLVSLLVSYSGITKIRITGGEPLLHRDLLSFIDGVRQLGVESIGLTTNGLNLSKLATSLKEAGLDSVNISLDSLNPENFRKLGRAGRLERVLEGIEKALTARLRVKLNMVVIRGANDHEVVDLLDYAIERGIELRYLELMRMGPLFQTEKFPLFPMHEILELIGRHFTWRKVDAEHDATAQRYWVPGGHFGIIPNESAPFCSTCSRLRLTSSGQLVGCLSNPTPTSIQHLLKQQEVASELNERVAHSIAFKEPVAFTGSNLGMSRIGG